The following are encoded together in the Paenibacillus antri genome:
- a CDS encoding helix-turn-helix transcriptional regulator, which translates to MRKTASSRWMYTNDRGEAASDVPELITLGYDRFSEAIPLPDHRHDRSYEFVYMESGRATWEVGGASYASHAGQLFHTRPGEVHRARSNHIEPCSIWWMIVLDPAETKGWLRLEERERVTLADALREAPRVATIGPGALEPLRRMRLVLEQGGALRALEIRTGIVDLLLRALRPGKSPDLPPDLSEALVKLCARIQAEPERRWTTAELASTLGVGDSHVYRVFREAVGQSPASYIERVRVERACERLTRTDVSVTEVAFELGFKTSQHFATVFKRYTGLTPTQWRHHSRPQTL; encoded by the coding sequence ATGAGGAAAACGGCGTCGTCGCGTTGGATGTATACGAACGACCGCGGGGAAGCCGCGTCGGACGTGCCCGAGCTCATTACGCTCGGCTACGATCGCTTCTCGGAAGCGATCCCGCTGCCGGACCATAGGCACGATCGGTCGTACGAATTCGTGTATATGGAGAGCGGAAGGGCGACGTGGGAGGTCGGCGGCGCCTCGTACGCCTCCCATGCCGGTCAGCTGTTCCATACGCGCCCCGGCGAAGTGCACCGAGCGCGTTCGAACCATATCGAGCCGTGCTCGATCTGGTGGATGATCGTGCTCGATCCGGCCGAGACGAAGGGCTGGCTGCGTCTCGAGGAGAGGGAGCGGGTTACGCTCGCCGACGCCTTACGGGAAGCGCCTCGCGTCGCAACGATCGGACCGGGCGCGCTCGAGCCGCTGCGCCGCATGAGGCTCGTCCTGGAGCAAGGCGGGGCGCTGCGCGCGTTGGAGATCCGGACCGGCATCGTCGATCTGCTGCTTCGCGCGCTGCGGCCCGGGAAGTCGCCGGACCTGCCTCCGGATCTGAGCGAGGCGCTGGTCAAGCTGTGCGCCCGGATCCAGGCGGAGCCGGAGCGCCGGTGGACGACGGCCGAACTCGCTTCGACGCTCGGCGTCGGCGATTCCCACGTCTATCGCGTCTTCCGGGAAGCGGTGGGGCAATCGCCGGCCTCGTATATCGAGCGCGTCCGCGTAGAACGCGCCTGCGAGCGGCTGACCCGGACGGACGTCTCGGTTACGGAGGTCGCCTTCGAGCTGGGGTTTAAGACGAGCCAGCATTTCGCGACGGTGTTCAAGCGCTACACAGGACTGACTCCGACGCAATGGCGGCACCATTCCCGTCCGCAGACTCTTTGA
- a CDS encoding dihydrofolate reductase family protein — MAKIVFALNQSLDGFVDHMAFQPDPVLFRHFIDDVRGLTGSLYGRRMYETMRYWDGDHYEWDAPEREYAAAWQSKPKWVVSRTLTSVGPNASLIEGDLAAAILRLKAQHEGEIEVSGPELAHSLSELGLIDEYRLYLHPVVLGRGKPFFAGPRPPLRLVASDRIGEQVIRLTYVPT; from the coding sequence ATGGCAAAGATCGTTTTCGCGTTGAACCAGTCTCTGGACGGGTTTGTCGACCACATGGCATTTCAGCCCGACCCCGTGCTATTCCGTCATTTCATCGACGACGTGCGCGGCCTAACGGGTAGCCTATACGGGCGCCGCATGTACGAGACCATGCGGTATTGGGACGGAGATCATTATGAATGGGATGCGCCGGAACGGGAATACGCAGCGGCGTGGCAAAGCAAACCGAAGTGGGTGGTGTCGAGGACGTTAACGTCCGTCGGTCCGAACGCTTCTCTGATCGAGGGCGACCTCGCGGCGGCCATACTTAGGCTAAAGGCTCAGCATGAAGGGGAGATTGAAGTTTCCGGGCCAGAGTTGGCGCACAGTCTATCGGAACTCGGTCTCATTGATGAGTATCGACTCTATCTCCATCCAGTCGTACTGGGTCGCGGCAAGCCGTTTTTCGCCGGTCCGCGACCGCCGCTGCGCCTCGTGGCAAGCGATCGAATCGGCGAGCAGGTGATCCGGTTGACCTATGTTCCAACTTAG
- a CDS encoding cupin, with protein sequence MELYRFDRGVSKPIHAFNSLQASITPIIRSEQSFQVGCIHLGEEGVIGYHQATTPQLFLVIQGEGFVTGEDRIQVPIKSGQAAFWTEGEWHESGSKTGMTVVIIESSQLDPNQFMKHL encoded by the coding sequence ATGGAACTATATCGTTTTGACAGAGGAGTTTCTAAGCCAATTCATGCGTTTAACTCTTTGCAGGCCTCGATTACGCCGATCATAAGAAGTGAGCAGTCTTTTCAGGTTGGTTGCATCCATCTGGGTGAAGAAGGGGTTATAGGCTATCACCAAGCGACAACCCCGCAACTGTTCCTTGTTATTCAAGGTGAGGGCTTTGTAACAGGGGAGGATCGTATCCAAGTTCCGATAAAATCAGGTCAAGCAGCTTTCTGGACGGAAGGTGAGTGGCACGAATCAGGCTCAAAAACGGGTATGACTGTTGTTATAATTGAGTCTTCGCAACTTGATCCAAACCAGTTTATGAAACATTTGTAG
- a CDS encoding sulfate ABC transporter substrate-binding protein, whose amino-acid sequence MKKAFLLVMVSGLLAVMTACGGGTAGTGAATETSGGTTQASGGAAAPAEPAKETEKETETPKEPVELLNVSYDPTRELYEEFNAAFAKHWEAETGQKVTINQSHGGSGKQGRSVIDGLEADVVTLALAYDIDEIQGAGLIAEGWQDRLADNSAPYTSTIVFLVRKGNPKGIKDWNDLIREDVEVITPNPKTSGGARWNFLAAWGYALQQNDNDEAKAQQFVSQLFKNVPVLDSGARGSTTTFVERGIGDVLLAWENEAFLSINELGPDKFEIVVPSLSILAEPPVTVVDKVAEKRGTTEAATAYLEYLYSEEGQEIAAKNYYRPRLASVAEKYKDQFPAVNLITVDEHFGGWQEAQKKFFADGGIFDQIYQP is encoded by the coding sequence ATGAAGAAGGCATTCTTGTTGGTCATGGTAAGCGGATTGTTGGCGGTAATGACGGCTTGCGGCGGAGGCACGGCGGGCACGGGCGCCGCGACGGAGACGTCGGGGGGGACGACGCAAGCTTCCGGCGGCGCGGCCGCTCCGGCGGAGCCGGCGAAAGAGACGGAGAAAGAGACGGAGACGCCGAAAGAGCCGGTAGAGCTGCTTAACGTATCTTACGATCCGACTCGCGAGTTATACGAAGAATTCAACGCCGCCTTCGCGAAGCATTGGGAAGCGGAGACGGGCCAAAAGGTTACGATCAATCAATCGCACGGAGGCTCCGGCAAGCAAGGCCGGTCGGTCATCGACGGACTCGAAGCCGACGTCGTCACGTTGGCGCTCGCGTACGACATCGACGAAATCCAAGGGGCGGGGCTGATCGCGGAAGGCTGGCAGGACCGCCTCGCCGACAACAGCGCGCCGTACACGTCTACGATCGTCTTCCTCGTGCGCAAGGGCAACCCGAAGGGCATTAAAGATTGGAACGACCTCATTCGCGAAGACGTCGAAGTCATTACGCCGAACCCGAAGACGTCGGGCGGCGCGCGGTGGAACTTCCTCGCGGCGTGGGGCTACGCGCTGCAGCAAAACGACAACGACGAAGCCAAGGCGCAGCAATTCGTATCGCAGCTGTTCAAGAACGTACCCGTGCTCGACTCCGGCGCCCGGGGCTCGACGACGACGTTCGTCGAGCGCGGCATCGGCGACGTGCTGCTCGCTTGGGAGAACGAAGCGTTCCTCTCGATCAACGAGCTCGGTCCCGACAAGTTCGAGATCGTCGTTCCGTCGCTGAGCATCCTGGCGGAGCCGCCGGTGACGGTCGTCGACAAGGTCGCCGAGAAGCGCGGCACGACGGAAGCGGCGACGGCGTACCTCGAGTACCTGTACTCGGAAGAAGGGCAAGAAATCGCCGCGAAAAACTATTACCGTCCGCGTCTCGCCTCCGTCGCCGAGAAGTATAAGGATCAGTTCCCGGCGGTGAACTTGATTACGGTCGACGAGCATTTCGGCGGCTGGCAGGAAGCGCAGAAGAAGTTTTTCGCCGACGGCGGCATTTTCGACCAAATCTACCAACCGTAA
- a CDS encoding beta-N-acetylhexosaminidase: MTERRKLKFSGSGMTASIRQGLEAVSPLLGAVQAEDGAPIDVERVEGRLEAGRDEDGRGYIRYDRPVHFFRALSLWMRHSRGDAAFHLVETPKFDTNGVMVDASRNAVPTVAAVKTLLAHMALMGLNQLMLYTEDTFAVEEYPYFGYMRGRYTEAELRACDDYAYALGIEIVPCIQTLAHLTEALKWNYAGKLRDTSDILLVGAEETYEFIERTIRAASKPFRSDRIHIGMDEAHQLGLGRYLELNGYRKRFDMMNEHLKRVAAIAEAEGSTPMIWSDMYFRLGSKTGGYYDLDAVIPDDVVRDMPKNVQLVYWDYYHTDEAFYREFIRKHKAFGSMPVFAGGVWTWNGIAPNYGKTFDTTNAALAACKAEGVREVFATMWGDNGAETNLFAGLAGLQLFAEHGYADAVDAEALAARFETCSGGGKLSDFLALSRFDETPGVAAGNPKESNPSKFLLWQDVLIGLYDFNVRGLPMREHYAALVADMADAAERNGPWNRLFRFYLQLALALREKSDMGLRAKAAYDAGDRLRLRALADELEPLAESIDALRKLHRANWLADCKPFGWEALDIRYGGVLSRLETTRFRLLAFADGEVASVEELEAERLYYDAPWVMSAGTLGRGRYDRIVTAGTFSG; the protein is encoded by the coding sequence ATGACAGAACGAAGGAAGCTGAAGTTTAGCGGAAGCGGGATGACGGCGTCGATTCGGCAAGGGCTCGAAGCGGTGAGCCCGCTGCTCGGCGCGGTCCAGGCCGAAGACGGCGCGCCGATCGACGTCGAGCGCGTCGAAGGCCGGCTGGAAGCGGGCCGGGACGAGGACGGCCGGGGATATATTCGGTACGACCGGCCGGTTCACTTTTTCCGAGCGTTGAGCCTCTGGATGCGGCATTCGCGCGGCGATGCCGCGTTCCATCTCGTCGAGACGCCGAAATTCGACACGAACGGCGTCATGGTCGACGCGTCGCGGAACGCGGTGCCGACCGTCGCGGCGGTGAAGACGCTGCTCGCGCATATGGCGTTGATGGGGCTTAACCAGTTGATGCTCTATACAGAGGATACGTTCGCCGTCGAGGAATACCCGTACTTCGGGTATATGCGCGGCCGGTATACGGAAGCCGAGCTGCGGGCCTGCGACGATTACGCGTATGCGTTAGGGATCGAGATCGTGCCGTGCATTCAGACGCTCGCGCATTTGACGGAAGCGCTGAAGTGGAATTACGCGGGGAAGCTGCGCGATACGTCGGACATCTTGCTCGTCGGCGCCGAAGAGACGTACGAGTTCATCGAGCGGACGATTCGAGCGGCTTCGAAGCCGTTCCGCAGCGACCGCATCCATATCGGCATGGACGAGGCGCATCAGCTCGGGCTCGGGCGATACTTGGAGCTCAACGGTTACCGCAAGCGCTTCGACATGATGAACGAGCATCTGAAGCGGGTGGCGGCTATCGCGGAAGCGGAGGGATCGACGCCGATGATCTGGAGCGACATGTATTTCCGGTTAGGGTCGAAGACCGGCGGCTATTACGATCTGGACGCGGTCATCCCGGACGACGTCGTGCGGGACATGCCGAAGAACGTGCAGCTCGTGTATTGGGATTACTATCATACCGACGAGGCGTTCTATCGCGAGTTTATCCGCAAGCACAAGGCGTTCGGCTCGATGCCCGTGTTCGCCGGCGGCGTCTGGACGTGGAACGGCATCGCGCCGAACTACGGGAAGACGTTCGACACGACGAACGCGGCGCTCGCGGCCTGCAAGGCGGAAGGGGTGCGCGAAGTTTTCGCCACGATGTGGGGGGACAACGGCGCGGAGACGAACCTGTTCGCGGGACTCGCCGGCCTGCAGCTGTTCGCCGAGCACGGCTACGCGGACGCGGTCGACGCCGAAGCGCTGGCGGCGCGGTTCGAGACGTGCTCCGGCGGCGGGAAGCTGAGCGATTTCCTCGCGCTAAGCCGGTTCGACGAAACCCCGGGCGTCGCCGCAGGCAATCCGAAGGAGTCGAATCCGTCGAAGTTTCTGCTATGGCAGGACGTGCTGATCGGATTGTACGACTTCAACGTGAGAGGGCTGCCGATGCGGGAGCATTACGCCGCGCTCGTCGCCGACATGGCGGACGCCGCGGAGCGCAACGGCCCGTGGAACCGGCTGTTCCGGTTCTACTTGCAGCTGGCGCTGGCGCTGCGCGAGAAGAGCGACATGGGGCTGCGGGCGAAGGCGGCGTACGACGCGGGCGACCGGTTGCGCCTGCGCGCCCTGGCGGACGAGCTGGAGCCGCTCGCCGAGTCGATCGACGCGCTGCGCAAGCTCCACCGCGCCAACTGGCTCGCGGACTGCAAGCCGTTCGGGTGGGAGGCGCTCGACATCCGCTACGGCGGAGTGCTGTCCCGGCTCGAGACGACGCGGTTCCGACTGCTCGCCTTCGCGGACGGCGAGGTCGCGTCGGTCGAGGAGCTGGAGGCGGAGCGCCTCTATTACGACGCGCCGTGGGTCATGTCGGCGGGGACGCTCGGGCGCGGACGGTACGATCGGATCGTGACCGCGGGGACGTTCTCCGGATAG
- a CDS encoding phytanoyl-CoA dioxygenase family protein — protein sequence MSVIPYQVTEEDKARFQKDGYWISPRLLDDDAIGRLRQAHERIWKRDFDGDGYPMHPIPVPSDPLAIKKTENAWWINDEVRAVVTDPELGRMAADLLNEDEIRLWHDQVIYKPGAGDKETKLGNVGWHQDYGYWRASSTTNMVTVWIALQDTDLSNGAMTTILGSHKWGEVEGSDTFFDQDMEKLRARFARRDWTEEPCILKAGQASFHHALTFHGSGPNRTNEPRLSVVAHLMPGHTSFRAGRQRHDNVLFLGPRPYDGQRFDNEYFPLLYGRKR from the coding sequence ATGAGCGTAATTCCGTATCAAGTGACCGAAGAGGACAAGGCTCGTTTTCAGAAGGATGGCTATTGGATCAGCCCGAGGCTGCTCGACGACGATGCGATCGGACGGCTGCGGCAAGCGCATGAGCGAATTTGGAAACGCGACTTCGACGGAGACGGGTACCCGATGCATCCGATTCCCGTACCCTCCGATCCGCTGGCCATCAAGAAGACGGAAAACGCCTGGTGGATCAACGACGAAGTCCGCGCGGTCGTGACGGATCCCGAGCTCGGGCGCATGGCGGCCGATTTGTTGAACGAGGACGAGATCCGGCTGTGGCACGACCAAGTCATCTACAAGCCCGGCGCGGGCGACAAGGAGACGAAGCTCGGCAACGTCGGCTGGCACCAAGATTACGGATATTGGCGCGCCAGCAGCACGACGAATATGGTGACGGTGTGGATCGCCCTGCAGGACACGGACCTGTCGAACGGCGCCATGACGACGATACTGGGCTCGCACAAGTGGGGAGAAGTCGAAGGGAGCGACACGTTCTTCGACCAAGACATGGAGAAGCTCCGGGCGAGGTTCGCGCGGCGCGATTGGACGGAAGAGCCTTGCATCCTGAAGGCGGGGCAGGCCAGCTTCCATCATGCGCTGACGTTCCACGGCTCCGGACCGAACCGGACGAACGAGCCTCGCCTGTCGGTCGTCGCCCATTTGATGCCGGGACATACGTCCTTCCGCGCCGGCCGGCAGCGGCACGACAACGTGCTCTTCCTCGGCCCCCGGCCGTACGACGGACAGCGGTTCGACAACGAGTACTTCCCGCTGCTGTACGGCAGAAAGCGCTGA